Proteins encoded in a region of the Gammaproteobacteria bacterium genome:
- a CDS encoding DUF58 domain-containing protein — MSLRPQLTDLLELRHQARTVGIASHHPVNSMLCGLYASVFRGQGMDFEEVREYREGDEIRNMDWRVTARTGVPHLKIFREERERTVVFCIDTGAGMAFGTRGTFKSIQAARAAALLGWSANSNQDRVGALLYGDPALGPRNFRPTRARRSLWRILRALTEPVTPGRPHADPLLEALENLNRSTPTGTLVFLIGDFNRDPTDLERPIGRLRQRREVVLMPVDDPVDRNLPPMGRVLFSSPDGQRVEVDTDSTEGRTLYRERWERCRMQLLTLTSRLGVDVIPITTDGDVRNTLLEGLRLRARRVAGR; from the coding sequence TTGTCACTCCGCCCCCAACTCACTGATCTTCTTGAATTACGCCATCAAGCCCGCACCGTGGGAATTGCCTCCCATCATCCAGTAAATTCGATGTTATGTGGACTTTACGCCTCGGTTTTTCGGGGACAAGGGATGGACTTCGAGGAAGTCCGCGAGTACCGCGAAGGCGACGAGATCCGCAATATGGATTGGCGGGTCACTGCCCGCACTGGTGTGCCACATCTTAAAATCTTTCGTGAAGAACGTGAGCGCACTGTGGTTTTTTGTATTGACACTGGCGCGGGAATGGCTTTTGGTACTCGCGGTACCTTCAAGTCTATTCAGGCGGCGCGTGCCGCTGCTCTACTTGGCTGGTCAGCCAACAGCAATCAAGATCGAGTGGGCGCGTTGCTTTACGGAGATCCGGCGCTCGGTCCGCGTAATTTCCGTCCGACTCGGGCGCGACGTTCCTTATGGCGAATATTGCGAGCACTTACCGAACCCGTCACTCCTGGTCGTCCCCACGCTGATCCGCTCCTTGAAGCCCTGGAAAACCTCAACCGCAGCACTCCTACGGGCACCCTGGTTTTCCTCATCGGCGATTTTAACCGTGACCCAACAGACCTGGAACGCCCCATCGGGCGGCTTCGCCAACGTCGGGAAGTAGTGCTGATGCCGGTGGATGACCCAGTGGATCGCAATCTTCCGCCAATGGGACGGGTATTATTTTCCAGTCCCGATGGCCAGCGAGTAGAAGTAGATACCGACAGCACCGAAGGCCGCACGCTTTACCGGGAACGCTGGGAGCGCTGCCGCATGCAATTATTGACTTTGACATCGCGCCTTGGCGTTGATGTCATCCCCATCACCACCGATGGCGATGTCCGCAATACCCTGCTAGAAGGTCTGCGGTTGCGCGCGAGGCGCGTGGCCGGACGATAA